A region from the Stutzerimonas stutzeri genome encodes:
- the fliR gene encoding flagellar biosynthetic protein FliR: MQVGQYLQSLLGYWWPFCRIMAVFSLAPMFSHKSLSVRVRVLLAIALTVVLTAALPATVPIDPLSMKGILTAFEQIAMGLLLGVALMLVFTVFTLIGDIVSTQLGLSMAVFNDPMNGVSSASIVYQLYFILLALLFFATDGHLVIVTIIYQSFIFWPIGSGIHFDGLQTIALSLSWVISAALLIALPIVFCMTLVQFCFGLLNRISPAMNLFSLGFPMAIIAGLTLIYLTLPNLSEAYLHLTRELLGNIGEILRSGRNV, translated from the coding sequence ATGCAGGTCGGCCAATACCTGCAATCGTTGCTGGGCTACTGGTGGCCGTTCTGCCGGATCATGGCCGTGTTCAGCCTGGCGCCGATGTTCAGCCACAAGTCGCTGAGCGTGCGGGTGCGCGTGCTGCTGGCGATCGCGCTGACCGTGGTGCTCACCGCCGCGCTACCGGCGACCGTGCCCATCGACCCGCTGTCGATGAAGGGCATCCTCACGGCGTTTGAACAGATCGCCATGGGCCTGCTGCTGGGCGTGGCGCTGATGCTGGTGTTCACCGTGTTCACCCTGATCGGTGACATCGTCTCCACCCAGCTCGGCCTGTCCATGGCGGTCTTCAACGACCCCATGAACGGCGTGTCCTCGGCCTCGATCGTCTACCAGCTGTACTTCATCCTGCTGGCGCTGCTGTTCTTCGCCACCGACGGCCACCTGGTGATCGTCACCATCATCTACCAGAGCTTCATCTTCTGGCCGATCGGCAGCGGCATTCACTTCGACGGCCTGCAAACCATCGCGTTGTCGCTGAGTTGGGTGATTTCCGCGGCCCTGCTGATCGCCCTGCCCATCGTCTTCTGCATGACGCTGGTGCAGTTCTGCTTTGGCCTGCTCAACCGCATTTCGCCGGCGATGAACCTGTTCTCGCTGGGCTTTCCAATGGCGATCATCGCCGGGCTGACGCTGATCTACCTGACGCTGCCGAACCTGTCGGAAGCCTACCTGCACCTGACCCGCGAGTTGCTCGGCAACATCGGTGAGATCTTGCGGAGCGGCCGCAATGTCTGA
- a CDS encoding flagellar biosynthetic protein FliQ — MLTPDTAVNIVSNAIHVIVLVVCVLVVPSLLGGLLISIFQAATQINEQMLSFLPRLLITLGMLVFAGHWILRTFSDLFIETFTQAGRLVG; from the coding sequence ATGCTGACCCCCGACACCGCCGTCAACATCGTCTCCAACGCCATCCACGTCATCGTGCTGGTGGTCTGCGTGCTGGTGGTGCCGAGCCTGCTCGGCGGCTTGCTGATCAGCATTTTCCAGGCCGCTACCCAGATCAACGAACAGATGCTGAGCTTCCTCCCCCGCCTGCTGATCACCCTCGGCATGCTGGTGTTCGCCGGACACTGGATCCTGCGCACCTTCAGCGATCTGTTCATCGAAACCTTCACCCAAGCCGGGCGGCTGGTCGGTTAG
- the flhB gene encoding flagellar biosynthesis protein FlhB, whose amino-acid sequence MSENSTQDKTEEASEQKLKKSRDDGQVTRSKDVATTVSLLATLLVLKFSLGFFFDGLQQAFSYSYINFHHSEMTLDDLQLILTHNLLVFISVLLPLLVTPILVIAFALVPGGWVFASKNFAPKFSKLNPITGLGRMIGAQNWTELFKSLLKITALLGVAVGQLYYAAPKLIALQRTDISNAIGSAFSLTFDLAIALLTVFLLFSLIDIPLQRFFFLKKMRMTKQERKEEHKNQEGRPEVKARIKQLQRQLAQRQISRVIKDADVVIVNPTHYAVALKYDPKKAETPFVIARGVDETALYIRKLAQANNLEVVELPPLARAIYFSTQVNQQIPAPLYTAVAHVLTYILQLKAWKQGRRAKPRLASDIHIPEELFNRARS is encoded by the coding sequence ATGTCTGAGAACAGCACCCAAGACAAGACAGAAGAGGCCTCCGAGCAGAAACTCAAGAAGAGTCGCGACGATGGCCAGGTCACCCGTTCCAAGGACGTCGCCACCACCGTCTCGTTGCTGGCGACGCTGCTGGTGTTGAAGTTCAGCCTTGGTTTCTTTTTCGATGGCCTGCAGCAGGCGTTCAGCTACTCGTACATCAACTTTCATCACAGCGAGATGACGCTCGATGATCTGCAGCTGATCCTCACCCACAACCTGCTGGTGTTCATCAGCGTGCTGCTGCCGTTGCTGGTGACGCCGATCCTGGTCATTGCTTTCGCCCTGGTGCCGGGCGGCTGGGTGTTCGCGTCGAAGAACTTCGCCCCCAAGTTCAGCAAACTCAACCCGATTACTGGCCTGGGGCGGATGATTGGGGCGCAGAACTGGACCGAGTTGTTCAAGTCGCTGCTAAAGATCACCGCCTTGCTCGGCGTCGCCGTTGGCCAGCTCTATTACGCCGCGCCCAAGTTGATCGCTTTGCAGCGCACTGACATCAGCAACGCCATCGGCAGTGCCTTTTCGCTGACCTTCGATCTGGCGATCGCGCTGCTGACGGTGTTCCTGCTGTTCTCGCTGATCGATATCCCGCTGCAGCGCTTCTTCTTCCTGAAGAAAATGCGCATGACCAAGCAGGAGCGCAAGGAAGAACACAAGAACCAGGAAGGCCGGCCCGAGGTGAAGGCGCGGATCAAGCAGTTGCAGCGCCAGCTGGCCCAGCGGCAGATCAGCCGGGTGATCAAGGACGCCGATGTGGTGATCGTCAACCCGACGCATTACGCCGTGGCGCTCAAGTACGACCCCAAGAAGGCCGAAACACCCTTCGTCATCGCCCGCGGCGTCGATGAAACCGCGCTGTACATCCGCAAGCTGGCTCAGGCCAACAACCTGGAAGTGGTCGAGCTGCCGCCGCTGGCGCGGGCGATCTACTTCAGCACCCAGGTCAACCAGCAGATTCCGGCGCCGCTCTACACCGCGGTGGCCCACGTACTTACTTACATCCTCCAGCTCAAAGCCTGGAAACAGGGCCGCCGGGCCAAGCCCAGGCTGGCCAGCGACATTCATATTCCCGAAGAACTGTTCAACCGAGCGCGATCATGA